Within the Maribacter sp. BPC-D8 genome, the region CTGTATTGTTCATCGTTAATTTCAGTAGCAAATGCGACCCCACCAAACCCGTGCCTCCTGTAACTAATACCATAATTCAAATTTAGGAAATACAGATGGATAAATTCATGCTTTAATCTACTGTGTACTGGCAAGAATTCCATTTATATTTGCACTTCAATTAAAATACAGGAAGAGATGACAAATTTTGTCAAGGAGTTACAATGGCGCGGAATGTTGCATGATGCAATGCCAGGAACAGAAGAACATTTATTAGAAAATATGCAGTCTGCGTATGTGGGTATAGATCCAACCGCAGATTCTTTACATATAGGTCACTTGGTAGGGGTAATGATGCTTCGTCATTTTCAATTGGCAGGGCACAAACCATATGCTTTAATAGGTGGTGCAACAGGTATGATCGGTGATCCTTCTGGTAAATCTACAGAACGTAATTTACTTGATGAGAAAACACTTCGTCATAATCAGAATGCCTTAAAAGATCAATTATCTCGTTTTTTAGATTTTTCTGGAGATGAAGAAAATGCCGCCGTTTTGGTCAATAATTATGACTGGATGAAAGACTTCTCTTTCTTAGAATTCATTAGAGATGTAGGTAAGCATATTACGGTAAACTACATGATGTCTAAAGACTCTGTAAAAAAACGCCTTTCATCAGAAGCAAAAGAAGGTATGTCATTTACTGAATTTACCTACCAATTGGTTCAAGGGTACGATTTTCTGCACTTGTACAGGGAACATAATTGTAGCCTTCAAATGGGTGGTAGTGATCAGTGGGGTAATATTACTACGGGTACAGAATTAATTAGAAGAATAGCCGGTGGTAAAGGGTATGCACTTACGTGCCCGTTAATTACAAAGGCAGATGGTACTAAATTCGGTAAAACAGAAGGCGGTAACGTTTGGTTAGATGCTGAAAGAACATCACCATATAAATTCTACCAATACTGGTTGAACACATCAGATGATGATGCCAATAAATACATAAAGATTTTTACTTTGTTGGGTCAACAAGAAATTGAAGATTTAATAAAAGAACATGCAGAAGCACCGCATTTAAGATTACTACAAAAGAGGTTAGCCGACGAAATTACCGTTATGGTACATTCTAAAGATGATTTAGATAATGCAGAACGTGCAAGTCAAATTTTGTTTGGTAAGTCTACAGCGTCTGATTTAAAAGGATTGAATGAAAAAACATTCTTAGAAATTTTTGATGGCGTACCTCAAGCAGAACTTTCAAAATCTGAATTGACAGACGGTCTAGATATGATCGGGGCATTGGCAGCTAAAACTAACTTTTTAGGATCTAATGGTGAGGCAAGAAGAGAATTAAAGCAAAATTCAATTTCAGTAAATAAAGAGAAAGTAAAAGAAGAGTTTTTGATTACTGCTGATGATTTGATAAATGACAAGTTTGTCTTATTACAAAGAGGTAAGAAGAACTATTTTGTATTGGTATTTAACTAGATAAATTTCTTTTAGACTGTATTTTATGAAGTTGAAACTTGTAGCAGTATTGTTCTTGTTATTTATTTCTTGTAGTGATGATGATCGCGTAATAGAAGATCTGGCTTTAGAAGGCGAATGGATACTTTCTAATGTTGTTTGTTATTGTGGTTTTGAGGAGGATATAGATTTTTCTTTAACCACAATTAATTTCGATTCAAGCAGAAGTATGGTTACCGTTACCAATGAAAGTGAATATGCTTTTTTCAGAGAAAATGGGGAGCATTTTTATGGCGGACAAGCCAATAGAATCAATTTTTCTGACGGTTCTGTGTACTTTTTCGAAACTAGAGGTGAGCAACTTATACTTACGTATGAAGACAATCCTGATATTGCAGATGATGAGGTAACCTTTGTTTTTACGCGCTAGTAAAGAGTACGTCATTTAGGGTAGTTATTTTTAAATATTTCTTTTAGAATAGCGTTTGTTAGCATAAACCCCCAAGTTATGTTTAAGAAGAGTATTGCTATTATCTGTTTGTTTACATTGTTTACTGCTTGCGATAAGCTCGATGATTTGACAAAGTTTGATATGGAATATAGCCAGCGCGCTACTATACCTTCTACTGCAGGTATCGATTTACCTTTTGATGTTTTTACTCCAGAAATAGAGACGAATTCCGAATCTACTTTTGAAGTAAACGATACCAGAAAAGACCTTATTGAAGAAATTAAGTTGACCGAATTAGAATTGGTTATCATTTCGCCAGAAAGTGCTGATTTCAGCTTTTTAAATTCGATAGAAGTATATATCTCTGCGGATGGACTAGAAGAAATTAGAATTGCGAGTTTAGACGAAGTTCCTGAAGATGCTGGTAATAAAATAACTTTAGATACTTCAGATACAGATTTGAAAGAGTATATAAAGAGCGATGAATTCAGCTTGCGATTAAATACCGTTACCGACGAGTTAATGAGTAGCGACCACGAATTAGAGGTGAATTCTACCTTTTTTGTAGATGCCAAAATATTAGGACTTTAATTTAAGATTGCCTTAACGCAACTATTTGTTAAGTTGGGTATCTTGTAACTAGTTAAAAGTCTTCGAGCTATGAAAAGATATGCCCTTTTATTTTTGTTTCTTGTTTTTCTTACCTCTTGTGCTAATGACGATGATTTCGGATTAGAGTCAACACAATTTGTATTCTCAGAACAAAAATGGGAGCTAACTCAAATGTCTGGTAGTTTTCAAAATTCAGAAACTACAGGCGAAGAAATGGAATGGCAAGAATATTACATTTTTTCACCAGAAGGTACTTTTGTAAAATCAAGAACTATTGGTGATGAGCTTGTTGAAGCTACGGGTAGTTTTGAGGTCGTAGAATACGAGAATGATCTAAATCATTACTTAGAACTAACCTTTGAAACAGGTAACGAATTGGCAGGTAATTGTACGGGCGACGATAAAGAGCTTTTAATGTACAGAAATTCAACCATGATTTCTAGCCTTTGGATGGCTTGTGATGGACCTGGGTTAGATTATTCGCTGAGTAAGAATTAAATCTCTTATATTTTTAATTGCAATTCTTCAATTTCAGACTCTGTATTGCTATAGGTATTCACAAAAGTATTTTTAACCCTTTCAGAATTTAGAAAATAAGGTATCCAGATAGCAGAAGAAATAATGGCTTTAAGAATATCTGCAGTAGCTGTTGGGTCAGGTATTGCAAATTGATTCATAAGAAAACTTTCAAGTAATGTAATACCCAAATTGCAACCATAAAATATGATCATCATTTTTGGGGCAGCCGTTCGTTTTTGTAAAAACAATAGTATGGTTAATACAGCGAATGTTAAGAAGGCAAAGTTATAGAAGAGCTCAAAACCTAGGTATGCTTCTAACATTTTTGCATTTTCGTAACCGGCATATTCGAAACCGTCCCAAATAGTTTTATCAAAATACCCATTTTGGTAAATATTAAAAATGAGTATAACAGGTGTCAGCACTAAACCGATTAATGGAAGAATTAACCAGCCTCCAAATTCTTGTCCGGGTAAAGATGCTTCTTCGTCCTTTTTTGGGTTGTAGCTTTTGTAAAGTTTAATAGCGAAAAAGATGCTTAACGCAGTTGATAATAACATTATAAAAATGGATAACCAACTAATTCCCGACTCCGATTCGTTATCGCCATAGGTAAGTTGTAATCCAATTTTATCTCTAAGGTCGTCGTGTTCTTTTATGAAAGATCGGGTATCGTCTGCTGGTATAACATCTTTCTTTAATTCATATTCATAATTTAAAGTTATCATGTTCCCTGTTTGCTTAATCGTCTTCGAAAAGCTGTAATAATCATTATCTATTCTGATGTCTTTTAAATTTAAAGACCAAGGTTCTGGTAATAATATGCGTGTAGTTTGTGTAAAACTAAAAGGAACTCCAGCACTATATGGCATTTCTCTTTCTAAAGAATTGTTGTAGCTAATTAATCCGTCTAAGACTAGTGAATTGGTATCAAAGTAGATTGTTTCATCGTTTTCTATCGTGCTCCAAAGACCTTCAATATCATAGTATTCGTTTGTGGTGAATATATTTTCCCATGGTCTTGAATCATCTAAATAAGTTACTTTTTCACTTGAAGAAATTGAAGGGTATAAGCTGCTATAGAAATTTAGATATTCCTTATTTATACTTTCTTCCTTATTATTTTTGAAATAAGCTCTTGTGTTATCGGCTCTACTGCCAAAGTATTCTGTTTTTACTTCAAATTTAGCGTTACCACCAATTTTGTCTACAGTGATATCTTCAACAATTCTAATACGAGAATTTGTTTTATAGGGTATCTTCTTTAATGAGGCGCT harbors:
- a CDS encoding DUF3857 domain-containing protein — encoded protein: MRFHIYIILFLLASLFTNAQQAKKTSTPNWVTPISITDKKDAKEEGAYKYLLLDYQDNLIKKEQFVHYAFKILNSDGIQEMSDISASYDPEYQKIEFHKAQVIRDGEIIDKLEKSFINTFQRETNLERSLYDGSLTSVINLSDIRVGDIIEYSYSINGFNPINEGNYSNLVYEEYTTPVNSIYNRILTDSNNPITYKTLNGANDPKVNNTTLGKEYTWTNNSGAYVTYDSNTPYWYNSQKRISVSTFNNWKSVVELMTPYYKFPKEHLKNPITIDKELDSKQDVIIKLIRFVQDDIRYLGFESGIGAFKPTKPDVVLDRRYGDCKDKSLLLATLLQNQGVSSFPILVNSKSSENLDKFLPSHLMFDHCIVYFEHGGNEYFVDPTISNQGGNLYHLYTPDYKNGLLLKEGSASLKKIPYKTNSRIRIVEDITVDKIGGNAKFEVKTEYFGSRADNTRAYFKNNKEESINKEYLNFYSSLYPSISSSEKVTYLDDSRPWENIFTTNEYYDIEGLWSTIENDETIYFDTNSLVLDGLISYNNSLEREMPYSAGVPFSFTQTTRILLPEPWSLNLKDIRIDNDYYSFSKTIKQTGNMITLNYEYELKKDVIPADDTRSFIKEHDDLRDKIGLQLTYGDNESESGISWLSIFIMLLSTALSIFFAIKLYKSYNPKKDEEASLPGQEFGGWLILPLIGLVLTPVILIFNIYQNGYFDKTIWDGFEYAGYENAKMLEAYLGFELFYNFAFLTFAVLTILLFLQKRTAAPKMMIIFYGCNLGITLLESFLMNQFAIPDPTATADILKAIISSAIWIPYFLNSERVKNTFVNTYSNTESEIEELQLKI
- the tyrS gene encoding tyrosine--tRNA ligase is translated as MTNFVKELQWRGMLHDAMPGTEEHLLENMQSAYVGIDPTADSLHIGHLVGVMMLRHFQLAGHKPYALIGGATGMIGDPSGKSTERNLLDEKTLRHNQNALKDQLSRFLDFSGDEENAAVLVNNYDWMKDFSFLEFIRDVGKHITVNYMMSKDSVKKRLSSEAKEGMSFTEFTYQLVQGYDFLHLYREHNCSLQMGGSDQWGNITTGTELIRRIAGGKGYALTCPLITKADGTKFGKTEGGNVWLDAERTSPYKFYQYWLNTSDDDANKYIKIFTLLGQQEIEDLIKEHAEAPHLRLLQKRLADEITVMVHSKDDLDNAERASQILFGKSTASDLKGLNEKTFLEIFDGVPQAELSKSELTDGLDMIGALAAKTNFLGSNGEARRELKQNSISVNKEKVKEEFLITADDLINDKFVLLQRGKKNYFVLVFN